A single Sulfurimonas aquatica DNA region contains:
- a CDS encoding DUF4395 domain-containing protein, with product MNGKSCPVSFVKVDGNVARITAFYVGILFTTYLFTHNTYIVYFLILDFATRLFIEKEYSLMHIISFKTKQILHIRSVMVDSAAKRLAAYFGLIFLVFIAIISAMNITVLFYILSITLLACIVLEVLFSYCLGCKIYHIYKKIVI from the coding sequence ATGAATGGCAAATCTTGTCCAGTATCATTTGTAAAAGTTGATGGAAATGTGGCTAGAATTACTGCCTTTTATGTAGGAATTTTATTTACTACATATTTATTTACTCACAACACATATATAGTTTATTTTTTGATTTTAGACTTTGCTACAAGACTTTTTATAGAAAAAGAGTATAGTCTAATGCATATTATAAGCTTTAAAACAAAACAAATTTTACATATACGTAGTGTTATGGTTGATTCTGCAGCTAAGCGTTTAGCTGCTTACTTTGGACTCATATTTTTAGTGTTTATTGCTATTATTAGTGCAATGAACATTACTGTTCTTTTTTATATTTTAAGTATTACTCTTTTGGCATGTATAGTTTTAGAAGTACTCTTTTCATACTGTTTAGGGTGTAAAATTTACCATATC
- the dxs gene encoding 1-deoxy-D-xylulose-5-phosphate synthase — MNIKSKTVQELEVICADIREEILRVVSKNGGHLSSTLGATELIVAMHKVFDSGSDPFIFDVSHQAYAHKLLTDRWEEFDTLRQFDGMCGYTKPSESEHDYFVAGHSSTSISLGVGAAKAIALKNEQDSRIPVVMIGDGSMTAGMVYEALNELGDRKYPMVIILNDNEMSIAKPIGAISRMLSSAMAGSFYQKFKHHTENFVDNFGEGAHYIAKKMEESLKLITPGIMFEEMGIDYIGPIDGHNLESLIDILQKAKKLGKPVIVHAQTIKGKGYQIAEGQEEKWHGVGPFDLDSGDSSKKSSSKSATQIYTEALLHLAKNNEKIVGATAAMPSGTGLTQLIDAYPDRFWDVAIAEQHAVTSMSALAKEGFKPFCTIYSTFLQRGVDQVIHDTCLMDLPVVFALDRAGIVGEDGETHQGVFDISFLRAIPNMTLFAPRDEKSFHQAMAFAAEYEHPCSLRYPRGSFKECNLAESSPFELGKSQLLKTANSDTLFIGYGNGVGRAYETSLLLDKEVTILDLRFVKPLDEEMLFDMAKKHTKWYVFSDSSKMGGVGSAILEFFARNKITNINLTSFEYEDEFITHGNTLKVEESLGLLPSQLVQKID, encoded by the coding sequence ATGAATATAAAATCAAAAACAGTTCAAGAACTCGAAGTAATATGCGCCGACATACGCGAAGAAATATTGAGAGTTGTGAGTAAAAATGGTGGACACTTAAGTTCAACGCTTGGCGCTACCGAACTTATTGTTGCAATGCATAAGGTCTTTGACTCAGGTAGTGACCCTTTTATTTTTGACGTGTCACATCAGGCGTATGCACATAAGCTTTTGACAGATAGATGGGAAGAGTTTGATACTCTGCGTCAATTTGATGGAATGTGTGGTTACACAAAACCTAGTGAGTCTGAGCATGATTATTTTGTTGCTGGACATAGTTCAACTTCTATCTCTTTAGGAGTAGGCGCCGCAAAGGCTATAGCCTTGAAAAATGAGCAAGACTCTAGAATTCCGGTCGTTATGATTGGCGATGGTTCAATGACGGCTGGAATGGTCTATGAAGCGCTTAATGAATTGGGTGATAGAAAGTATCCGATGGTTATTATCCTTAATGACAATGAGATGAGTATAGCAAAGCCAATAGGTGCAATAAGCCGAATGTTAAGCTCAGCAATGGCTGGTTCTTTTTATCAAAAGTTTAAACACCATACTGAAAATTTTGTCGATAACTTTGGTGAAGGGGCTCACTACATCGCTAAAAAAATGGAGGAGAGTCTTAAGCTTATCACGCCAGGAATAATGTTTGAAGAGATGGGCATAGATTATATAGGTCCCATTGATGGACATAACTTAGAATCTCTTATAGATATACTTCAAAAAGCAAAGAAACTTGGTAAGCCTGTCATTGTTCATGCTCAGACAATTAAAGGAAAAGGCTATCAAATAGCAGAAGGACAAGAAGAGAAGTGGCATGGTGTTGGACCATTTGATCTTGATAGTGGAGATTCATCTAAAAAAAGTTCATCTAAAAGTGCTACACAAATATATACAGAAGCTCTTCTTCATCTTGCAAAAAATAATGAGAAAATTGTAGGGGCTACTGCTGCTATGCCTAGTGGAACGGGATTAACACAACTCATAGATGCTTATCCAGATAGATTTTGGGATGTTGCTATTGCAGAACAACATGCAGTAACATCAATGAGTGCTTTAGCTAAAGAGGGCTTTAAGCCATTTTGTACAATCTACTCTACTTTTTTACAACGCGGCGTCGATCAAGTTATTCATGACACATGTTTAATGGATTTACCTGTTGTTTTTGCACTTGATCGTGCTGGAATTGTCGGTGAAGATGGAGAGACTCATCAGGGTGTATTTGACATTAGTTTTTTACGAGCCATTCCAAATATGACACTTTTTGCTCCAAGAGATGAGAAGTCTTTTCATCAAGCAATGGCATTTGCCGCTGAGTATGAGCACCCATGCTCTTTGCGTTACCCTAGAGGCTCTTTTAAAGAGTGTAATTTAGCTGAGTCTTCTCCTTTTGAATTAGGAAAATCGCAACTATTAAAGACAGCTAATAGCGACACTCTTTTTATTGGCTATGGAAATGGGGTGGGACGTGCATATGAGACTTCATTATTACTAGATAAAGAGGTAACTATTTTAGATTTACGTTTTGTAAAACCGTTAGATGAAGAGATGCTATTTGATATGGCAAAAAAACATACTAAATGGTATGTATTCTCAGATAGCTCTAAAATGGGTGGCGTTGGTTCTGCTATCTTAGAATTTTTTGCAAGAAACAAAATTACAAATATTAATCTTACTAGTTTTGAATATGAAGATGAGTTTATTACTCATGGAAATACTCTTAAAGTAGAAGAGTCTTTAGGGTTATTGCCATCCCAGTTAGTGCAAAAGATAGATTAG